In Croceicoccus sp. Ery15, a genomic segment contains:
- a CDS encoding thiamine pyrophosphate-dependent enzyme — MASNPADRVAIVHDNFLRRVAAGDFPQGAPPAGPLDDITAVSIFRSACLTRALDRESRRMQAAGQGYYTIGPSGHEGLAALAAALDPADTAFLHYRDAAFQIQRAEQVGGTTIAWDMLLSYACSAEDPISGGRHKVLGSKALNIPPQTSTIASHLPKAVGAAYSLGLARRRPPEFRAMADHSIAVCSFGDASVNHSTAQGAFNTAGWTSFQSIPLPLLFVCEDNGIGISTKSPRGWVRANFENRPGIRYFACDGLDMFETYRVAGEAAEYVRTRRKPAFLHMRTIRLYGHAGADMAMAYLSREEVEAEEASDPLLHMVRQLAEAEIMEPAEALAVYSETAARVARIAAQVVQRPRLQDADQVMQSLIPPKRDCAPLPAPDPALRDGVFDSDMAAMQKPQPMGKIINLALADLMLSHPDIVMMGEDIARKGGNYGITQRLSARFGKDRVIDTLLDEQAILGLAIGMAQNGFLPMPEIQFLAYLHNAEDQLRGEAATLPFFSDGQFTNPMVVRISGFGYQRGFGGHFHNDNSVAVLRDIPGLILCTPSNGRDAALMLRECVRLAREEQRLVVFLEPIALYAMRDLHTAGDGGWLTLYPDPAESISLGEVGVHGTGTELAIVTFANGAYLARQALPLLAQRGIDARVIDIRWLSPLPASAIAQAVAACRAALIVDETRRTGGVAEALMALLDENADLPKARLTAEDSFIPTGPAYAATMPSRDSIVDAAVALVEGLR; from the coding sequence GTGGCCAGCAATCCGGCAGACCGCGTCGCCATCGTCCACGACAATTTCCTGCGGCGCGTCGCGGCGGGCGATTTCCCGCAAGGCGCGCCGCCCGCCGGTCCGCTGGACGATATCACCGCCGTTTCGATATTCCGCAGCGCCTGCCTGACGCGCGCGCTGGACCGTGAAAGCCGCAGGATGCAGGCGGCGGGGCAGGGCTATTACACCATCGGCCCGTCGGGGCATGAAGGGCTGGCCGCGCTGGCCGCCGCGCTGGACCCTGCCGACACGGCCTTCCTGCATTATCGCGACGCAGCGTTCCAGATCCAGCGGGCGGAGCAAGTCGGCGGCACCACCATCGCGTGGGACATGCTGCTCTCTTACGCGTGCTCTGCCGAAGACCCGATTTCTGGCGGGCGGCACAAGGTGCTGGGATCGAAAGCGCTGAACATTCCGCCGCAGACATCGACCATCGCCAGCCATCTGCCCAAGGCGGTCGGCGCGGCCTATTCGCTGGGCCTTGCCCGCCGCCGTCCGCCCGAATTCCGCGCCATGGCGGACCATTCGATCGCGGTGTGTTCGTTCGGGGACGCGTCGGTCAACCATTCCACCGCGCAAGGGGCGTTCAACACGGCGGGGTGGACCAGCTTCCAGTCGATCCCGCTGCCGCTGCTGTTCGTGTGCGAGGATAATGGCATCGGCATTTCGACCAAGAGCCCGCGCGGCTGGGTGCGCGCCAATTTCGAAAACCGCCCCGGTATCCGTTATTTCGCCTGCGACGGGCTGGACATGTTCGAAACCTATCGTGTGGCGGGCGAGGCCGCCGAATATGTTCGCACGCGGCGCAAGCCCGCCTTCCTCCATATGCGCACGATCCGGCTTTACGGCCATGCGGGCGCCGATATGGCGATGGCCTATCTCTCGCGCGAAGAGGTGGAGGCCGAGGAAGCCAGTGACCCGCTGCTCCACATGGTCCGCCAGCTGGCCGAGGCGGAGATCATGGAGCCTGCCGAAGCGCTGGCGGTCTATAGCGAAACCGCCGCGCGCGTCGCCCGCATCGCCGCGCAAGTGGTACAACGGCCAAGGCTGCAAGACGCGGATCAGGTGATGCAAAGCCTGATCCCGCCCAAACGCGATTGCGCCCCGCTGCCCGCGCCCGATCCGGCCCTGCGCGACGGCGTGTTCGACAGCGACATGGCCGCGATGCAAAAACCGCAGCCGATGGGCAAGATCATCAATCTGGCGCTGGCCGACTTGATGCTGTCCCACCCCGATATCGTGATGATGGGAGAGGATATTGCGAGGAAGGGCGGCAATTACGGCATCACGCAGCGCCTGTCGGCCCGTTTCGGCAAGGACCGCGTGATCGATACGCTGCTCGACGAACAGGCGATATTGGGCCTTGCCATCGGCATGGCGCAGAACGGGTTTCTGCCCATGCCCGAAATCCAGTTCCTCGCCTATCTCCACAATGCCGAAGACCAGCTGCGGGGCGAGGCGGCGACATTGCCGTTTTTCTCGGACGGGCAGTTCACCAATCCGATGGTCGTGCGCATTTCCGGTTTCGGCTATCAGCGCGGGTTCGGCGGGCATTTCCACAACGACAATTCGGTCGCGGTGCTGCGCGATATTCCCGGCCTGATCCTTTGCACCCCGTCAAACGGGCGCGATGCGGCGCTGATGCTGCGCGAATGCGTGCGGCTGGCACGGGAAGAGCAGCGGCTGGTCGTCTTCCTCGAACCCATTGCGCTTTATGCGATGCGCGACCTGCACACGGCAGGCGATGGCGGCTGGCTGACGCTTTATCCCGATCCGGCGGAATCCATCTCGCTGGGCGAGGTCGGCGTGCATGGAACAGGCACCGAGCTTGCCATCGTCACATTCGCCAACGGGGCCTATCTGGCGCGGCAGGCGCTGCCCCTGCTGGCGCAGCGCGGCATCGATGCGCGGGTGATCGATATCCGCTGGCTGTCCCCCTTGCCGGCCAGCGCGATTGCGCAGGCGGTCGCAGCCTGCCGCGCTGCACTGATCGTCGACGAAACGCGGCGCACAGGCGGCGTGGCCGAGGCGCTGATGGCGCTGCTGGACGAGAACGCCGACCTTCCCAAGGCGCGGCTGACGGCAGAGGACAGCTTCATCCCGACCGGCCCCGCCTATGCCGCGACCATGCCCTCCCGCGATAGCATCGTCGATGCGGCGGTGGCCTTGGTGGAGGGGCTGCGATGA
- a CDS encoding ACP S-malonyltransferase gives MKTAVVICPGRGTYNAGELGYLARHFPDPAMLAAFDAQRAAAGQETLTALDGAAKFSPATHTRGDNASGLIFAASLGDYLSIDRERIEIVAVTGNSMGWYSALACGGALAPQDGFRTANTMGTLMQDALIGGQMIYPWMDEDWVPDAARKRELLERVARIGAAPDRQLYLSIDLGGMLVLAGDAAGLDAFEQAVGEQATARVQQRFPMRLANHAAFHTAMQEPVAARGRALIDRSLFGQPHTPLIDGQGRIWWPEASDTGALYDYTLGAQVTQCYDFTRAVTVAAREFAPDLFVVLGPGTTLGGAVAQSLIVAGWENMAGKQDFRRVQDRSGLLVSMGMAEQRAIVA, from the coding sequence ATGAAGACGGCGGTCGTCATCTGTCCGGGTCGCGGCACCTATAACGCGGGCGAGCTTGGCTATCTGGCGCGGCATTTTCCCGATCCCGCCATGCTGGCCGCGTTCGACGCGCAGCGCGCTGCAGCGGGGCAGGAAACGCTGACCGCGCTCGACGGGGCGGCGAAATTCTCGCCCGCCACACATACGCGCGGCGACAATGCCTCGGGCCTGATCTTCGCGGCATCGCTGGGCGATTATCTCTCGATCGACCGCGAACGTATCGAGATCGTGGCGGTTACCGGCAATTCGATGGGCTGGTACAGCGCGCTGGCCTGCGGCGGGGCACTGGCGCCGCAGGACGGGTTCCGTACCGCCAATACCATGGGCACGCTGATGCAGGACGCGCTGATCGGCGGACAGATGATCTATCCGTGGATGGATGAGGACTGGGTGCCCGATGCCGCGCGAAAGCGGGAATTGCTGGAACGGGTCGCGCGGATCGGTGCCGCGCCCGACCGGCAGTTGTACCTCTCCATCGATCTGGGCGGCATGCTGGTGCTGGCGGGCGATGCGGCGGGTCTGGACGCGTTTGAACAGGCGGTCGGCGAACAGGCAACAGCCCGCGTGCAGCAGCGCTTTCCCATGCGGCTGGCCAATCACGCCGCGTTCCACACCGCGATGCAGGAACCGGTGGCGGCGCGGGGCAGGGCGCTGATCGACCGCTCCCTGTTCGGACAGCCGCACACGCCGCTGATTGACGGGCAGGGCCGCATCTGGTGGCCGGAGGCCAGCGATACCGGCGCGCTTTATGATTACACGCTGGGTGCGCAGGTGACGCAATGCTATGATTTTACCCGCGCCGTCACCGTGGCCGCGCGCGAATTCGCGCCCGACCTGTTCGTGGTGCTGGGGCCGGGCACGACTTTGGGCGGTGCGGTGGCCCAGTCGCTGATCGTGGCGGGATGGGAAAACATGGCCGGCAAGCAGGATTTCCGCCGCGTTCAGGACCGGTCGGGCCTGCTGGTTTCGATGGGCATGGCAGAGCAGCGCGCCATCGTCGCCTGA
- a CDS encoding sensor histidine kinase translates to MNFEALFALSPNPYVVLDAELRIAWMNDAYLQATMRERADILGRALFDAFPSEPGTDSYDLLHASLHRVLDTGERDEIALIRYDIAQPDGTMTQRYWSATHTPLLGDDGQVTHILQHTVDVTELQALRRMRDEMGLIQRAGAIQARNTDLQAQSERLRRLFEQAPGFVAIVEGADHVFQMANAAYRALVGRDDLLGRPVAQALPEIVEQGFVDLLDGVLASGKPYFGRNEQIFLEIEGRMEEMFLEFIYQPIFGDDGEPGGVFVQGYDVTEEVRAQRRQELLISELNHRVKNTLAVVQGLASQSFRSVDPEGEARRIFSQRLHALASAHDLLTKGNWEPASLRDSLIAAVTAATGEDVARFAFDGPPVSLTPQIGVSLALTIHELCTNAIKYGALSADTGTIAVDWHLREDDAGRQRLTIEWRERGGPPVTAPERKGFGSRLIEQGFVIQHDGSALLDYRPDGLCCTIELELPATA, encoded by the coding sequence ATGAATTTCGAAGCCCTTTTCGCGCTTTCGCCCAATCCCTATGTCGTGCTCGACGCGGAATTGCGGATCGCGTGGATGAACGATGCCTATCTTCAGGCGACGATGCGCGAACGCGCCGATATTCTGGGCCGCGCATTGTTCGATGCCTTTCCCAGCGAACCGGGCACCGACAGCTATGATCTGCTTCACGCATCGCTGCACCGCGTGCTCGACACGGGCGAGCGGGACGAGATCGCGCTGATCCGCTATGACATCGCCCAGCCCGACGGCACGATGACGCAAAGGTACTGGAGCGCGACGCATACGCCCTTGCTGGGCGATGACGGGCAGGTCACCCATATTCTTCAGCACACGGTCGATGTGACAGAGCTTCAGGCGCTACGCCGCATGCGCGACGAGATGGGGCTGATCCAGCGCGCGGGCGCGATCCAGGCACGCAACACCGATCTGCAAGCACAGAGCGAGCGTTTGCGCCGCCTGTTCGAACAGGCCCCCGGCTTCGTCGCCATTGTCGAGGGGGCGGATCATGTGTTCCAGATGGCCAATGCCGCCTATCGCGCATTGGTCGGGCGTGATGATCTGCTGGGCCGCCCCGTAGCACAGGCGCTGCCCGAAATCGTCGAACAGGGCTTTGTCGATCTGCTCGACGGGGTGCTGGCCAGCGGCAAACCCTATTTCGGGCGGAACGAGCAGATATTCCTCGAGATCGAGGGGCGGATGGAGGAGATGTTCCTCGAATTCATCTACCAGCCGATCTTCGGCGACGATGGCGAGCCGGGCGGCGTGTTCGTCCAGGGCTATGACGTCACCGAGGAAGTGCGCGCCCAGCGGCGGCAGGAATTGCTGATCAGCGAACTGAACCATCGCGTGAAAAACACGCTGGCAGTGGTGCAGGGGCTGGCCAGCCAGTCGTTCCGGTCCGTCGACCCTGAGGGGGAAGCGCGGCGCATCTTCTCGCAGCGTTTGCATGCGCTGGCATCGGCGCATGATCTGCTGACCAAGGGGAACTGGGAACCGGCATCCCTGCGCGATAGCTTGATCGCCGCCGTTACCGCCGCGACGGGCGAGGATGTGGCGCGCTTTGCATTCGACGGCCCGCCCGTATCGCTGACCCCGCAGATCGGCGTGTCGCTGGCGCTGACAATCCATGAACTATGCACCAATGCCATCAAATATGGCGCCTTGTCGGCGGATACCGGCACGATCGCGGTGGACTGGCATCTGCGAGAGGATGACGCGGGCCGCCAGCGCCTGACCATCGAATGGCGCGAACGGGGCGGCCCGCCGGTGACTGCGCCCGAACGCAAGGGGTTCGGATCGCGGCTGATCGAACAGGGCTTCGTCATCCAGCATGACGGCAGCGCGCTGCTGGATTACCGGCCCGATGGCCTGTGCTGCACCATCGAACTGGAACTGCCCGCCACGGCCTGA
- a CDS encoding rhodanese-related sulfurtransferase, producing the protein MADMTCESGAPLTVAALYRFTRFDDPAALQAPLEAVCRSHGVRGTLLLAGEGINGTIAGTADGIAAVLDHIRALPGCAATDVKFSAAATMPFHRMKVRLKREIVTMGQPDIDPNRTVGTYVDPQDWNALISDPDTIVIDTRNDYEVAVGTFDRAIDPKTASFRDFPAWFRSERERLLGKGLPGEGKAPKVAMFCTGGIRCEKSTAFLKQEGVEDVFHLKGGILKYLETVDERDSLWRGECFVFDQRVTVSHGLVEGSYGLCHACRRPVSDADMASPLYEEGVSCPHCHAERTDEQRAAYRERQRQEELAAQRGVAHVGAVQKARDD; encoded by the coding sequence ATGGCCGATATGACATGCGAATCCGGCGCGCCGCTGACGGTGGCGGCGCTTTACCGCTTTACCCGTTTCGACGATCCCGCCGCGCTGCAGGCCCCGCTGGAGGCCGTGTGCCGCAGCCATGGCGTGCGCGGCACGCTGTTGCTGGCGGGCGAGGGGATCAACGGCACCATCGCGGGCACGGCAGACGGCATCGCCGCGGTGCTGGACCATATTCGCGCGCTGCCCGGTTGCGCGGCGACGGACGTGAAATTCTCGGCCGCCGCCACCATGCCGTTCCACCGGATGAAAGTGCGGCTGAAGCGCGAGATTGTGACGATGGGCCAGCCCGACATCGACCCCAATCGCACCGTCGGCACCTATGTCGATCCGCAGGACTGGAACGCGCTGATATCGGACCCCGATACCATCGTGATCGACACGCGGAACGATTACGAAGTCGCGGTCGGCACATTCGACCGCGCGATCGACCCCAAAACCGCCAGCTTCCGCGATTTCCCCGCCTGGTTCCGCAGCGAGCGCGAAAGGCTGCTGGGTAAAGGCCTGCCGGGTGAGGGAAAAGCGCCCAAGGTCGCCATGTTCTGCACCGGCGGCATCCGCTGCGAGAAATCGACCGCCTTTTTGAAGCAGGAAGGCGTGGAGGACGTGTTCCACCTCAAGGGCGGCATCCTCAAATATCTGGAAACGGTGGACGAGCGCGACAGCCTGTGGCGCGGCGAATGTTTCGTGTTCGACCAGCGCGTCACCGTCAGCCATGGGCTGGTGGAGGGAAGCTATGGCCTGTGCCATGCCTGCCGCCGTCCGGTCAGCGACGCCGACATGGCCTCGCCGCTGTATGAAGAGGGCGTCAGCTGCCCGCATTGCCATGCCGAACGGACCGACGAACAACGCGCCGCCTATCGCGAGCGGCAACGGCAGGAGGAACTGGCGGCGCAGCGGGGCGTGGCGCATGTCGGCGCGGTGCAAAAGGCGCGCGATGACTGA
- a CDS encoding glutathione S-transferase: MTEPVLYSFRRCPYAMRARLALAISGTPCILREVKLAAKPDAMLAASPKGTVPVLVPDDAAVIDESIDIMRWALARNDPENWLERDDQALVAANDGAFKHDLDRYKYPDRHGSDPMAHRESALEFLGGLNDRLAAHGQLGGARRGLTDAAIFPFVRQFAAVARDWFDALPLPHLQKWLTGHLESPLFRAIMVRHRPWAEGDDPIRFAPDPA; encoded by the coding sequence ATGACTGAACCCGTGCTCTACAGCTTTCGCCGCTGCCCCTATGCCATGCGCGCGCGGCTGGCGCTGGCGATCAGCGGCACGCCCTGCATCCTGCGCGAGGTCAAGCTGGCCGCCAAGCCCGATGCCATGCTGGCCGCATCGCCCAAGGGGACGGTGCCGGTGCTGGTGCCGGACGATGCGGCGGTCATCGACGAAAGCATCGACATCATGCGCTGGGCACTGGCCCGCAACGATCCGGAAAACTGGCTGGAGCGCGACGACCAAGCGCTGGTCGCGGCGAATGACGGGGCGTTCAAGCACGATCTCGACCGGTATAAATACCCCGACCGCCACGGATCGGACCCGATGGCCCACCGCGAAAGCGCGCTGGAGTTTCTGGGCGGTTTGAATGATCGTCTGGCCGCGCATGGCCAGCTGGGCGGCGCGCGGCGCGGGCTGACCGATGCGGCGATCTTTCCCTTTGTCCGCCAGTTCGCGGCGGTGGCTCGCGACTGGTTCGACGCATTGCCGCTGCCCCATCTGCAAAAATGGCTGACGGGCCATCTGGAATCGCCCCTGTTCAGGGCGATCATGGTCCGCCACCGGCCATGGGCAGAGGGCGACGATCCCATCCGCTTCGCGCCGGACCCCGCGTAA
- a CDS encoding amidohydrolase: MHIKQLAASLAAVSTLALATPAAAQSLTQSIERDMPELMELYRELHANPELSMQEVKTAARLAGIMRGLGFDVTEGVGGTGVVAVMKNGEGPTVLLRADMDGLPVTEQTGLPFASKVTATARSGVESGVMHACGHDTHMAGWVGAARQLAARKDEWSGTLVMIGQPGEEVGEGAGAMLEDGLYTRFPKPDYAIAFHDAAQIPAGVVGYASGWALANVDSVDIAIPGVGGHGAYPHTTKDPVVLASSIVMRLQTLVSREQNPQDPAVVTVGSIHGGAKHNIIPDEVKLQLTVRSYSDASRDGLLKGIERIAKGEAIAAGMPEDKMPVVTVDPAFTPATFNNPELVDRLVPVMQSTFGEARVIDTPAVMGGEDFSRYRREDPDNIQSLIFWVGGVTPENMAKSEAGEITLPSLHSPFWAPDADAVVETGATVLAQSALTLMAKPPVN; this comes from the coding sequence ATGCACATCAAACAGCTCGCAGCATCGCTCGCCGCCGTCTCAACGCTGGCCCTTGCAACCCCCGCCGCCGCGCAATCGCTTACCCAAAGCATAGAGCGCGACATGCCCGAGCTGATGGAGCTTTACCGCGAGCTTCACGCCAATCCCGAACTGTCGATGCAGGAAGTGAAAACGGCGGCGCGGCTGGCGGGCATCATGCGCGGGCTGGGCTTTGACGTGACCGAAGGGGTCGGCGGCACCGGCGTCGTCGCGGTGATGAAAAACGGCGAAGGGCCGACCGTGCTGCTGCGCGCCGATATGGACGGGCTGCCGGTAACCGAACAAACGGGACTGCCATTCGCGTCCAAGGTTACCGCCACCGCGCGTTCGGGCGTGGAAAGCGGGGTGATGCATGCCTGCGGCCACGATACGCATATGGCGGGCTGGGTCGGCGCGGCGCGCCAACTGGCCGCGCGCAAGGATGAATGGAGCGGCACGCTGGTCATGATCGGCCAGCCGGGCGAGGAAGTGGGCGAGGGCGCGGGCGCCATGCTGGAAGACGGGCTCTATACCCGTTTTCCCAAGCCCGATTACGCCATCGCCTTTCACGATGCGGCGCAGATACCGGCAGGCGTCGTCGGCTATGCCAGCGGATGGGCGCTGGCCAATGTGGATTCGGTCGATATCGCCATTCCCGGCGTCGGCGGGCACGGCGCCTATCCGCACACCACCAAGGACCCCGTCGTGCTGGCCAGCAGCATCGTGATGCGGTTGCAGACACTGGTCAGCCGCGAACAGAACCCGCAGGACCCCGCCGTCGTCACCGTGGGCAGCATCCATGGCGGGGCCAAGCACAATATCATTCCGGACGAGGTGAAATTGCAGCTGACGGTGCGCAGCTATTCCGATGCATCGCGCGACGGGCTGTTGAAAGGCATCGAACGCATCGCAAAGGGAGAGGCCATCGCCGCGGGCATGCCCGAAGACAAGATGCCGGTTGTCACCGTCGATCCCGCCTTCACGCCCGCCACCTTCAACAATCCCGAACTGGTCGACCGTCTGGTGCCGGTGATGCAGTCGACATTCGGAGAGGCGCGGGTGATCGACACCCCCGCCGTGATGGGCGGAGAGGATTTCAGCCGCTATCGCCGCGAGGACCCCGACAATATCCAGTCGCTGATCTTCTGGGTAGGCGGCGTCACGCCCGAAAACATGGCGAAATCCGAAGCCGGCGAAATTACGCTCCCCTCGCTCCACAGCCCGTTCTGGGCCCCCGACGCCGACGCAGTGGTCGAAACCGGCGCGACCGTGCTGGCACAATCGGCACTGACGCTGATGGCAAAGCCGCCCGTGAATTAG
- the katG gene encoding catalase/peroxidase HPI, whose amino-acid sequence MDAKTKDPLKGGCPVQHEARKSLLGRTNRDWWPNQITLDILHQGGQNPSPFDRDFDYAEAFNALDYDAVKRDLTALMTDSQPWWPADYGHYGPFFIRMAWHSAGTYRIQDGRGGAGAGQQRFAPLNSWPDNANLDKARRLLWPIKQKYGKNLSWADLMILAGNVAIESMGGPVFGFGGGRADKYEPETDVYWGTEAYWVGDENNETRIQPDKEMALEDPLAAIQMGLIYVNPEGPGGDPDPMGSARDIRKTFGNMGMNDEETCALTVGGHTFGKCHGAGDAALVGAEPEGADIAMQGLGWTSGHESGMGDHTITSGIEGAWTPTPITWDMSYFDMLLDHEYELVKSPAGAQQWTPKGAPPETLAPQAHDPSKKQPTIMTTADMAMKVDPGFREIMEKFRADPDYFADQFARAWFKLCHRDMGPKARYLGPEVPAEDLIWQDPLPDVDHPLVDAADVNALSVAIANSGLSVAEMVSTAWAAASTYRGSDHRGGANGGRIRLAPQKDWQVNEPAKLAKVIKVLEGIKADFDAKASGGKKISFADLVVLAGNVGIEVAAKLGGHEVEVPFTPGRVDATQEQTDPDNFGWLEPRADGFRNFLKTHQSVPTEELLVDRAQLLTLTGPEMTVLVGGLRVLGANYGGSKDGVFTDRPGVLTNDFFVNLLDMNTAWKQVDEDSDELFTGTCRDTNREKWTATRTDLVFGSNSQMRALSEIYAENGMEEKFIADFVKAWVKVMELDRFDLHR is encoded by the coding sequence ATGGACGCCAAGACCAAAGACCCGCTGAAAGGCGGCTGCCCCGTTCAGCACGAGGCGCGCAAGTCCCTGCTGGGCCGCACCAACCGCGATTGGTGGCCCAACCAGATCACGCTGGATATCCTGCATCAGGGCGGCCAGAACCCGAGCCCGTTCGACCGCGATTTCGATTATGCCGAGGCGTTCAACGCGCTCGATTACGATGCGGTCAAGCGCGACCTGACCGCGCTGATGACCGACAGCCAGCCGTGGTGGCCTGCCGATTACGGGCATTACGGCCCGTTCTTCATCCGCATGGCATGGCACAGCGCGGGCACCTATCGCATTCAGGACGGTCGCGGCGGCGCGGGTGCGGGGCAGCAGCGTTTCGCCCCGCTCAATTCATGGCCCGACAATGCCAATCTGGACAAGGCGCGCCGCCTGTTGTGGCCGATCAAGCAGAAATACGGCAAGAACCTGTCATGGGCCGATCTGATGATCCTGGCCGGCAATGTCGCCATCGAATCGATGGGCGGCCCCGTGTTCGGCTTTGGCGGCGGACGGGCCGATAAGTACGAGCCCGAGACCGATGTCTATTGGGGCACCGAAGCCTATTGGGTGGGGGACGAGAATAACGAAACCCGCATCCAGCCCGACAAGGAAATGGCGCTGGAAGACCCGCTGGCCGCGATCCAGATGGGGCTGATCTATGTGAATCCCGAAGGGCCGGGCGGCGATCCCGATCCGATGGGCAGTGCGCGCGACATCCGCAAGACATTCGGCAATATGGGCATGAATGACGAGGAGACCTGTGCGCTGACGGTCGGCGGCCATACGTTCGGCAAGTGCCATGGCGCGGGCGATGCCGCGCTGGTGGGGGCGGAACCCGAAGGGGCCGATATCGCGATGCAGGGCCTTGGCTGGACGTCGGGCCATGAAAGCGGGATGGGCGACCACACCATCACTAGCGGGATCGAGGGGGCATGGACGCCGACGCCGATCACATGGGACATGTCCTATTTCGACATGCTGCTCGACCATGAGTACGAGCTGGTGAAGAGCCCCGCCGGTGCCCAGCAATGGACGCCCAAGGGTGCGCCGCCCGAAACGCTGGCCCCGCAGGCACATGATCCGTCGAAGAAGCAGCCGACCATCATGACCACCGCCGATATGGCGATGAAGGTCGATCCCGGCTTCCGCGAGATCATGGAGAAATTCCGCGCCGATCCGGACTATTTCGCGGACCAGTTCGCGCGGGCATGGTTCAAGCTGTGCCACCGCGACATGGGGCCAAAGGCGCGCTATCTGGGCCCCGAAGTCCCTGCCGAGGACCTGATCTGGCAGGACCCGCTGCCCGATGTGGACCATCCGCTGGTCGATGCCGCCGATGTGAACGCCTTGTCGGTGGCGATCGCCAACAGCGGCCTGTCGGTTGCGGAGATGGTTTCCACCGCATGGGCGGCGGCCAGCACCTATCGCGGGTCGGACCATCGCGGCGGCGCCAATGGCGGGCGCATCCGGCTGGCCCCGCAAAAGGACTGGCAGGTCAACGAACCGGCCAAGCTTGCCAAGGTGATCAAGGTGCTGGAAGGCATCAAGGCCGATTTCGACGCCAAGGCCAGCGGCGGGAAGAAAATATCCTTTGCCGATCTGGTCGTGCTGGCCGGCAATGTCGGGATCGAGGTCGCGGCGAAGCTTGGAGGGCACGAGGTCGAGGTGCCGTTCACTCCGGGCCGCGTCGATGCCACGCAGGAACAGACCGATCCCGACAATTTCGGCTGGCTGGAACCGCGCGCCGACGGTTTCCGCAATTTCCTGAAGACGCATCAAAGCGTGCCGACAGAGGAATTGCTGGTCGACCGCGCGCAATTGCTGACGCTGACGGGGCCGGAAATGACGGTTCTGGTGGGCGGTCTGCGCGTGCTGGGCGCCAATTACGGCGGCAGCAAGGATGGCGTGTTCACCGACCGGCCGGGCGTGCTGACCAATGATTTCTTCGTCAACCTGCTCGACATGAATACCGCGTGGAAACAGGTGGACGAGGATAGCGACGAATTGTTCACCGGCACCTGCCGCGATACGAACAGGGAGAAATGGACCGCGACGCGCACCGATCTGGTGTTCGGTTCCAATTCGCAGATGCGGGCCTTGTCCGAAATCTATGCCGAAAACGGGATGGAGGAGAAATTCATCGCCGATTTCGTCAAGGCATGGGTCAAGGTGATGGAACTGGACCGGTTCGACCTGCACCGCTGA
- a CDS encoding DNA repair protein RecO, with protein MHLSASAIVCAARPHGENAAIARLLTEEYGLVAGYVAGGRGRVMRPALIPGNVVAADIAARSASQLPFLKAELVTSRAPFLTEPLPAAAIGWVTALTAAILPERSPFPALYQALDAVLDAICHAPSARGWVPALSAYEALMLRELGYGGERPALDPAGWDETLAIFDATGRHVEKRLLADRAGPVMGDLLAARAILRARLSRMA; from the coding sequence ATGCATCTCAGCGCCTCTGCCATCGTTTGCGCCGCGCGCCCGCATGGCGAGAATGCCGCCATCGCGCGGCTGCTGACAGAGGAATACGGGCTGGTCGCGGGCTATGTCGCGGGCGGGCGGGGGCGGGTGATGCGCCCCGCGCTGATCCCCGGCAATGTCGTCGCGGCCGATATCGCCGCGCGTTCGGCCAGCCAGCTGCCGTTTCTGAAGGCCGAGCTGGTCACCAGCCGCGCGCCTTTCCTGACCGAGCCTCTGCCTGCCGCCGCCATCGGCTGGGTCACCGCGCTAACCGCCGCGATCCTGCCCGAACGCAGTCCGTTTCCCGCGCTGTATCAGGCGCTGGACGCGGTGCTCGATGCGATCTGCCATGCCCCGTCCGCGCGCGGCTGGGTGCCCGCGCTGTCGGCCTATGAAGCGCTGATGCTGCGCGAGCTGGGCTATGGCGGGGAAAGGCCCGCGCTCGATCCGGCAGGGTGGGACGAAACGCTGGCCATATTCGACGCAACGGGCCGCCATGTGGAAAAGCGCCTGCTTGCAGACCGCGCCGGTCCTGTTATGGGCGACCTGCTGGCCGCCCGCGCAATCTTGCGCGCGCGGCTTTCGCGCATGGCATAG